In Corallococcus caeni, the genomic stretch TTCATCCGAGCCGTGAATCAGGGAAGGCAACAGCTGCGTCTGCGAAGTCATGACCGGAGGCGGCTGATTCGCTGGGGAGAGTGGACTGGCTGCCCGCTCACCCTGCGGCGGTGCATGGCGGTGGCCAAGGTCGCCAGTGGCCAGTCGCGAGCGCAGGCCGCGCGCGAGTTGCTCTGCGCACCTTCGACGGTGGTTTCCGCGGTCCAGCGCTACCAGGAGTCAGGCCGCGTAGGCCTCTTGGACTGGCGTGCCCAGAATGGGCGACGCAAAGTGAACGAGCGATTCCGGCAGACGCTGCGCCGGGTGTTGAAGGGCACGCCCCAGCAATCCGGATGGCGCCGCACCACGTGGACGCGCGAGTTGCTGGTGCGAGAGGTAGAGAGGCGAGGCCGGGTACGTGTCTCGCCCGCGACGATGGGACGCGCCTTGGCCTCGGTGGGTGCACTCAGAAGGCGTCC encodes the following:
- a CDS encoding helix-turn-helix domain-containing protein, with the protein product MAVAKVASGQSRAQAARELLCAPSTVVSAVQRYQESGRVGLLDWRAQNGRRKVNERFRQTLRRVLKGTPQQSGWRRTTWTRELLVREVERRGRVRVSPATMGRALASVGALRRRPCPVVRCPWPERRRQRPPCVREVVASAEWPG